The Longimicrobium sp. region CGGCAACGTCGACTCGCTGAGCGGGTTCGTGACGACCGACGAGGGGCGGACGGTGATCTTCTCCATCATCGCCAACAAGTCCGGCCAGCCCTCCGCGCGGATGAAGGCGGGGATCGACGACGTGGTCCGCGCCATCGCGTCCACCCCGGCCTCGTAGGTCTCACGCGAAGACGCGGAGTCGCTGGCCCCGCACCTCCGCGACTCGGCGTCTCCGCGTGAGATCCGGCGATGGTTCGGATCGTGCCCGCGACCGTTCATCGACGGAAACCCGCCGCTCGGCGGGGGCCCTCTCCGAAATCGCCGGAGAGGGTTATCTTTTTCAGCCGCAACGATGTTACGCCCGATCTCCCGGACCTCGATCTCCGTGACGAACCGCATCTCCCGGATCACCCTGGCCGCCGTCGCGCTGGCGGCCGCCGCCCTCCCCGCGAACGCGCAGTCGCCCCGCGGCGGGGCCGCGCGCGGGACCCCCATCACCCCCCAGCTGGCGGCGGAGACCTTCGACACCGCGTGGTCGGTGATCGACCGGTCGCTGTGGGACACCGCCGTGGTGAACGGCCCGTGGAAGCAGGCGCGCGCCGACCTCCGCCCGCGCGCGCTGGCCGCCACGACCGTGCAGCAGCTGCGCGGCGTGCTGGCGGAGATGATCGGCCGCCTGTCGTACTCGCACTTCGAGGTCATCCCCGGCGAGGTGCAGCAGCGCCTGGCCGAGTCGCAGTCGTCCGGGACGGGTGACGCGGGGATGGAGGTGCGGCTGGTGGACGGCCGCCTGCTGGTGACGCGCGTGGACTCCGGCGGCCCCGCCGCGGAGGCCGGCGTGCGCACGGGGTGGGCGCTGGACGCCGTGGGCGCGAAGACCGCGCGCGAGATGCTGTCGCTGCTGGAGCGCATCCCCGGCGCGCGCGAGCCCCGCGGGCGCCAGCTGTACGCGTGGATGTCGGCCGCGGGCGCGCTGCGCGGCCAGCCGGGGAGCCGCGTGCGCGTGCGCTTCCTGGACGGAAACAATCGCACGGTGACGCGCGAGCTGACGCTGCGCGAGCCGCGCGGCGTGCAGATGGTGAAGTTCGGCAACCTCCCCCCGCTGGCCGTGTCCTGGGGCTCGCGCCGCCTGCAGGGGCCGGAGGGGACGACCGCCGGGCTCATCCGCTTCAGCTACTGGATGCCGCCGGTCGTGGAGAGGCTGAACGCGGCGATGGACTCGCTGCGCGACGCCGACGGCATCGTCGTGGATCTCCGCGGCAACCTGGGCGGCGTCGGCGCGATGGCGCCCGGGTTCGCCGGCCACTTCCTGGACCGCGTGGACACGCTGGGGATCATGCGCACCCGGACGGGAACGCTCTACCTCGTCTCCTATCCCCGCACGGTGGACACGCAGGCGCGCCCGGTGCGCCCCTTCGCCGGCCCCGTGGCCGTGCTGACCGACGCGATGAGCGCCAGCACCAGCGAGTTCTTCGCGGGCGGGCTGCAGCAGCTGGGGCGCGTGCGGGTGTTCGGCGAGCCCACCGCGGCGCAGGCGCTCCCGGCGTACGCGCAGAAGCTCCCCGACGGCGACGTGCTGATGCACGCGGTGGCCGACTTCACCGGGAAGACGGGGAAGCGCTTCGAAGGGCTGGGGGTGACGCCCGACGTGGCCGCGCCCCCCACCCGCGACGCGCTGCTGGCCGGGCGCGACCCCGCGCTCGAGGCGGCGCTGGCCTGGATCGCCGAAGTGAAACGCGGCCGCGCCCCGGCGCGGTAGCAAGCTCGCGGCGGGGCCATTCCGCCGCTTCCCGCGCCGTCCCCGACGATGGAGGGCGCGCACCACCGAAGGAGAATTCGAGATGACCCGCACCCCGTTCGCCCGCACCCTGGGCGTTGCCCTGTTCGCGCTGGGCGCGCAGACCGCCGCCGCGGCGGCGCAGCAGACGCCGGCCGCCAACCTGCCGCCCGCGCAGCAGGTCGTGGAGAAGTACGTGCAGGCCGTGGGCGGCCGGCAGAACATCGGCAAGTTCAGCTCGCGCCACAGCCAGGTGGAGATGGCCATCCCCGCCATGGGAATGACCATGAACATCGACGTGTACCAGTCGCGCCCGAACAAGATGTTCATGCGCGTGGACATGCCCGGCATGGGCGTGACCACCAGCGGCTACGACGGCCAGGTGGCGTGGACCAACAACGCCATGCAGGGCCCGCGCATCCTGAGCGGGACCGAGATGAACGAGGCGCTGCGCCAGGCCGACTTCGACGCCAGCCTGGACCCGGCCAAGTCGGCCGCCACGATGGAGACGGTGGGCGAGCGCACGGTGGACGGCCGCGGCTGCTGGAACGTGCGCATGGTCACCCGCACCGGCATCGAGGTGATGAACTGCTTCGACAAGGAGACGGGGCTGCTGGTCGGGTCGAGCATGAAGCAGCAGTCGCAGATGGGCGAGATGCAGGTGGACGTGGCCTACAGCGACTACAAGGAGTTCGACGGCATCAGAATGCCCACGAAGACCACGATGTCGATGATGGGCCAGCAGATGACCAGCACGGTGAAGAGCGTGACGCACGAGCCCATCCCGGACTCCACCTTTGCGCTCCCGCCGGAGATCAAGGCGCTCCAGCACTGAGGGCCGCGCTGCGCGCGGAGTACGGAAGTACGAAGTGCGTGAGTGCGGAAGTGCGTAAGTGCGGAAGTGCGTGAGTGCGTGAGTGCGTGAGTGCGCTTCGGATCGGCGCACGGTGATGGAGACGGTAGACGGGGGCGGCGCTCGCCTGGCGGGCGCCGCCCCCGTACTTTCGTCCGCGCCGATACGCGGTTTCGTACTTCCGTACTCCCGTACTTTCGTATTCCGCGCAGCGGGGACATGATCGAATTCGACCGGCTCTCCAAGTCCTACGGCGACCTCGCGGCCGTGCGCGACGTCTCCCTCGCCGTCCGCGGCGGGGAGGTGTACGCGCTGCTGGGGGCCAACGGCGCGGGGAAGACGACGGCGCTGCGCTGCCTGGCCACCCTCCTGTCGCCTACTTCGGGGACGGCGCGGATCGACGGGTTCGACGCCGTGGCGCAGCCGCTGGAGGTGCGGCGGCGGCT contains the following coding sequences:
- a CDS encoding S41 family peptidase, encoding MTNRISRITLAAVALAAAALPANAQSPRGGAARGTPITPQLAAETFDTAWSVIDRSLWDTAVVNGPWKQARADLRPRALAATTVQQLRGVLAEMIGRLSYSHFEVIPGEVQQRLAESQSSGTGDAGMEVRLVDGRLLVTRVDSGGPAAEAGVRTGWALDAVGAKTAREMLSLLERIPGAREPRGRQLYAWMSAAGALRGQPGSRVRVRFLDGNNRTVTRELTLREPRGVQMVKFGNLPPLAVSWGSRRLQGPEGTTAGLIRFSYWMPPVVERLNAAMDSLRDADGIVVDLRGNLGGVGAMAPGFAGHFLDRVDTLGIMRTRTGTLYLVSYPRTVDTQARPVRPFAGPVAVLTDAMSASTSEFFAGGLQQLGRVRVFGEPTAAQALPAYAQKLPDGDVLMHAVADFTGKTGKRFEGLGVTPDVAAPPTRDALLAGRDPALEAALAWIAEVKRGRAPAR
- a CDS encoding DUF4412 domain-containing protein — encoded protein: MTRTPFARTLGVALFALGAQTAAAAAQQTPAANLPPAQQVVEKYVQAVGGRQNIGKFSSRHSQVEMAIPAMGMTMNIDVYQSRPNKMFMRVDMPGMGVTTSGYDGQVAWTNNAMQGPRILSGTEMNEALRQADFDASLDPAKSAATMETVGERTVDGRGCWNVRMVTRTGIEVMNCFDKETGLLVGSSMKQQSQMGEMQVDVAYSDYKEFDGIRMPTKTTMSMMGQQMTSTVKSVTHEPIPDSTFALPPEIKALQH